One region of Luteolibacter yonseiensis genomic DNA includes:
- a CDS encoding ELM1/GtrOC1 family putative glycosyltransferase, translated as MKRVVWIISEGSPGHVSQSVGLAEGLARLVPVEIRQFECRPRIHGFTRHLIRLFRMGKSGKPLSAAMVHGALGLEPIPSAEPAPDLIISSGGKSVFVARTLAARYGAPFVFLGERKPYPASWFHTVFTPSQEETSPVDVAIELIPTKITRDSVALAAREWDERPAGPVWAMLVGGASSSHRYTAGDWLALAEGINTWSRRDGIRWLITTSPRTGSETEALLREAIEPSAIAKAIWWAEKPEKNLAAILGTAEGICTTQDSVTMVSEAVATGKPVVSLRPSLTTFAGTSFLPGYFARLEKEGRTVRAELSRFAALNVAGHVFIPRVEPIQTELAKILIRRLGLF; from the coding sequence ATGAAGCGCGTTGTCTGGATCATCAGCGAAGGCAGCCCCGGGCACGTGAGCCAGTCCGTCGGGTTGGCGGAAGGGCTTGCCAGACTGGTTCCGGTGGAGATCCGGCAGTTCGAATGCCGCCCGCGCATCCATGGCTTCACACGACACCTGATCCGCCTGTTCCGCATGGGAAAAAGCGGAAAACCCTTGTCCGCCGCCATGGTCCACGGGGCGCTCGGACTGGAACCGATCCCCTCCGCGGAACCCGCACCGGACCTGATCATCTCCAGTGGCGGCAAGAGCGTGTTCGTGGCGCGGACGCTCGCCGCCCGATACGGTGCTCCCTTCGTTTTCCTTGGCGAACGCAAACCCTATCCGGCATCGTGGTTTCATACGGTTTTCACACCCTCGCAGGAGGAAACATCGCCGGTGGATGTCGCCATCGAGCTGATCCCCACGAAAATCACCCGTGATTCCGTCGCCCTTGCTGCCAGGGAGTGGGACGAACGTCCCGCGGGGCCGGTGTGGGCGATGCTGGTCGGGGGCGCCTCATCCAGCCACCGCTACACCGCCGGGGATTGGCTGGCTCTTGCCGAGGGCATCAACACCTGGAGCCGCCGCGACGGCATCCGCTGGCTGATCACCACCTCGCCGCGCACCGGGAGTGAAACGGAGGCACTGTTGCGGGAGGCCATCGAGCCCTCCGCCATCGCCAAGGCCATCTGGTGGGCGGAAAAGCCGGAGAAGAACCTGGCCGCCATCCTCGGCACGGCGGAAGGCATCTGCACGACACAGGACAGCGTGACCATGGTCAGCGAAGCCGTTGCAACCGGAAAGCCCGTGGTCTCGCTCCGACCCTCACTGACGACATTCGCCGGGACGAGCTTTCTTCCCGGTTACTTCGCACGGCTGGAAAAGGAAGGACGCACGGTCAGGGCGGAACTCTCCCGTTTCGCCGCCCTCAACGTGGCCGGCCACGTTTTCATCCCCCGGGTGGAACCGATCCAAACGGAACTGGCGAAAATCCTGATCCGACGGCTGGGGCTATTTTGA
- a CDS encoding glycosyltransferase family 2 protein, which produces MNPPTSAPQFGIVIPTYNRPELMLKATSAVLAQTHTNWTLVIVNDASATSYVDAVTRLEDPRIVYLEREQNGGCNAARNTGIDELMRRGVDYLLSSGDDEELDPRCLEVAAQKIREHPEYDWFMSNTYGDEKPSSRRIKEEGPYDWFDDYLYGKTLRGDKTHVIRATTLGTIRYDGRYRSSNMWPLFIPLAAKARLWAYPFPSKKISYLADGITKNSSRYPKTMLEVYSRVAKHAFAITHRPLKLQAYKYLLVELLKTPKRIWILRRMKSRPASSK; this is translated from the coding sequence ATGAATCCACCCACCTCCGCGCCGCAATTCGGCATTGTGATTCCAACCTACAATCGGCCGGAGCTGATGCTGAAGGCGACCAGCGCCGTGCTGGCGCAAACCCACACGAACTGGACGCTGGTCATCGTGAACGACGCTTCCGCGACCAGCTATGTTGACGCGGTGACCCGGCTTGAGGACCCGCGCATCGTCTATCTGGAACGTGAGCAAAACGGCGGATGCAACGCGGCCCGCAATACCGGCATCGACGAACTGATGCGCCGCGGGGTGGACTACCTGCTCTCCTCAGGTGATGACGAGGAGCTGGATCCCAGATGTCTGGAGGTGGCCGCCCAAAAGATCCGGGAACATCCGGAATACGATTGGTTCATGTCGAACACCTATGGGGACGAAAAGCCGTCCTCCCGCCGCATCAAGGAGGAGGGGCCGTATGATTGGTTCGACGACTACCTCTACGGCAAGACCCTGCGCGGCGACAAAACCCACGTGATCCGGGCCACGACGCTCGGCACCATCCGCTACGACGGCCGCTACCGCAGCTCGAACATGTGGCCGTTGTTCATCCCGCTCGCGGCGAAGGCACGTCTGTGGGCCTATCCATTTCCTTCGAAGAAGATCAGTTATCTGGCGGACGGCATCACCAAGAACTCATCCCGCTATCCGAAGACGATGTTGGAGGTCTACTCCCGCGTCGCCAAGCACGCCTTCGCGATCACCCACCGGCCCCTCAAGCTGCAGGCCTATAAATACCTGCTTGTGGAGCTGCTGAAGACTCCCAAACGGATCTGGATCCTCCGGCGGATGAAGAGCCGTCCGGCATCCTCAAAATAG
- the clpS gene encoding ATP-dependent Clp protease adapter ClpS, translated as MADTDTLVRTEESVSPALPWNVVVHDDPVNLMLYVTYVLMKIFGYEEKKAKILMMQVHNLGRSVVWTGEREKAELYVQQLQIHQLKTSLEKAG; from the coding sequence ATGGCTGACACCGACACCCTCGTACGAACGGAAGAGTCCGTCTCTCCGGCCCTTCCCTGGAACGTCGTCGTCCATGACGATCCCGTGAATCTCATGCTGTACGTCACCTACGTGCTCATGAAGATTTTCGGATACGAGGAGAAGAAAGCCAAGATCCTCATGATGCAGGTGCACAACCTGGGCCGCTCCGTCGTGTGGACCGGAGAGAGGGAAAAGGCGGAGTTATATGTGCAGCAGCTCCAGATCCATCAATTGAAAACCAGTTTGGAAAAAGCCGGATGA
- a CDS encoding mitochondrial fission ELM1 family protein, translating into MKESLTIWMLGDGKPGHENQSLGLIDAIGRIVPCSVHRISLAGSRGLFTRVGTAVATSAGFPKPDLIVSAGHSTHLSLLWLARKHDASSIVLMRPSLPMGWFDLCIIPEHDLPDGSSRSNVILTRGALNRVALPEKTARGGKMLLIGGPSASHGWDGEQLVSALAEISTHGTWQLTDSRRTPEGFLKEVRERLPAIEIFPHTETSPDWLPQKLAAADEVWVTEDSVSMIYEALSSGGRVGLLPMPVTRPDSRVLKGIGMLVAGKFLTTFAGWRTSRQLDSPPSVLREADRCARRVVSYLSS; encoded by the coding sequence TTGAAGGAATCCCTCACCATCTGGATGCTCGGCGATGGCAAACCGGGCCATGAGAACCAATCGCTTGGACTGATCGATGCGATCGGGAGAATCGTGCCCTGCTCGGTGCACCGCATTTCCCTGGCAGGATCGCGCGGCTTGTTCACGCGGGTGGGAACGGCGGTTGCAACCAGCGCCGGATTTCCAAAACCCGATCTCATCGTTTCCGCAGGGCACTCCACCCACCTCTCCCTGTTGTGGCTCGCCCGCAAGCATGACGCATCCAGCATCGTCCTCATGCGGCCCAGCCTGCCAATGGGTTGGTTCGATCTCTGCATCATTCCCGAACATGATCTTCCGGACGGTTCGAGCCGGAGCAATGTCATCCTCACCCGTGGCGCGCTCAATCGTGTGGCCCTCCCCGAGAAGACGGCACGCGGCGGGAAGATGCTTCTCATCGGAGGACCGTCCGCCAGCCACGGGTGGGACGGGGAACAACTGGTCTCGGCGCTCGCGGAGATATCAACGCACGGGACCTGGCAGCTCACGGACTCCCGCCGCACTCCCGAGGGGTTCCTCAAGGAGGTCCGCGAACGACTGCCTGCCATCGAAATTTTCCCCCATACGGAAACATCGCCCGACTGGCTTCCGCAAAAGCTCGCCGCAGCGGACGAAGTGTGGGTGACGGAGGACTCTGTCTCCATGATCTACGAAGCCCTCTCGTCAGGCGGCCGGGTCGGCCTGCTGCCGATGCCGGTGACGAGGCCGGACTCGAGGGTGCTCAAAGGTATTGGAATGCTTGTGGCCGGAAAATTCCTAACCACTTTCGCCGGATGGCGGACCAGCCGACAGCTCGACTCCCCGCCCTCGGTCCTGCGCGAGGCGGATCGCTGTGCGAGGCGGGTGGTGTCATACTTGTCTTCATAA
- a CDS encoding FkbM family methyltransferase — translation MPLRRPWRLLRSNIIVWCRYGTTKPTAIRLPGCDYLVEINPNDRRAQKMLIRDGARGKVSKATKIWRALAAHLQPTLVIDVGLNYGECMLGTTYGPDCRMIGFEANPGIFTLLERSIRHHPNHSQITLHNVLVSGVSGGSQPFFVDPDWSGTATAVRGLHNSPGVLVHELAVSSLDDRIPVEASDSARCLFKIDIEGYESKAMAGFIRTLDACRVAVGLIEFDSHFLSVAGTDPAVFLSELQEVFDVYHATDLQGRELQEVRRLEDVPSPTKSDRRHTDLILVKRNTCETGLFPPQFTIARAS, via the coding sequence ATGCCCCTTCGCCGACCATGGCGCCTGCTACGGTCCAATATCATCGTCTGGTGCCGTTACGGCACCACGAAACCCACCGCCATCCGCCTGCCGGGTTGCGATTACCTGGTGGAAATCAATCCCAACGACCGCCGTGCGCAAAAGATGCTGATCCGCGATGGCGCGCGAGGCAAAGTGTCGAAAGCCACCAAGATCTGGCGGGCGCTGGCCGCCCACCTCCAGCCGACGCTCGTGATCGACGTGGGGCTGAACTACGGCGAATGCATGCTGGGCACCACCTACGGCCCGGACTGCCGCATGATAGGATTCGAGGCCAATCCGGGGATTTTCACCTTGCTCGAGCGCTCGATCCGCCACCATCCGAACCACAGCCAGATCACCCTCCACAACGTGCTGGTGTCCGGGGTGTCCGGCGGCAGCCAGCCATTTTTCGTCGATCCCGACTGGAGCGGCACGGCCACCGCGGTACGGGGGCTTCACAATAGTCCGGGTGTGCTCGTTCACGAATTGGCCGTCAGTTCGCTCGACGACCGCATCCCTGTGGAAGCGAGCGACTCCGCACGTTGTCTGTTCAAGATCGACATCGAAGGCTACGAAAGCAAGGCGATGGCGGGATTCATCCGAACGCTGGACGCCTGCCGGGTGGCGGTCGGCCTCATCGAGTTCGATTCGCATTTCCTTTCGGTGGCTGGAACCGATCCGGCGGTCTTCCTGAGCGAGTTACAAGAGGTATTCGATGTCTACCATGCCACCGACCTCCAAGGCCGCGAGCTTCAGGAGGTGCGGCGTTTGGAAGACGTTCCGAGTCCGACCAAGTCCGACCGCCGCCACACCGACCTGATTCTGGTCAAACGCAACACGTGTGAAACCGGACTGTTTCCACCTCAGTTCACCATTGCCCGAGCATCATGA
- the ispG gene encoding (E)-4-hydroxy-3-methylbut-2-enyl-diphosphate synthase: MSSPDLRYCPDLLHYSRRETREVMVGNVGVGGKNPIRVQSMITSDTRDTPACVAEVLGLAEAGCEIVRITAQTRIYAANLENIAREVRAAGCNVPLVADIHFKPDAALEAAKWVEKVRVNPGNYADKKKFEIREYSDSQYAEELERIREEFTPLVMLCKDLNRAMRIGTNHGSLSDRIMNRYGDTPLGMCESALEFARLARENDYHNFVFSMKASNPKVMIEAYRLLVARLDAEGPDWNYPIHLGVTEAGDGEDGRIKSAIGIGSLLADGIGDTIRVSLTEDAIYEIPVAQALAKPFNEKAAVPVVKDNEELVPSYDPFSYERRASSTLSVMGHELGGEKTVRVFTTQERWNAIAHKIAGMGDFKPEIILEKSAVVEIDPRDEAAVSKINARIEPVLVTVRDGLDLEVIHAFRQLAFRVDPRHPVLLKDTLIPPTGDTDFIQALLPAARNIGSLLCDGIGDAILVRGETAPGQSLRLAYNILQAAGTRIFKTDYVACPSCGRTLFNLQHTTQKIRAATGHLKGVRIAVMGCIVNGPGEMADADFGYVGGAPNKINLYVGKTAVKFNIPEAEAVERLIDLIREHGKWVDAPEPATAI; the protein is encoded by the coding sequence ATGAGTTCGCCCGACCTGCGCTATTGTCCCGATCTGCTCCACTATTCCCGCCGGGAGACCCGTGAGGTGATGGTGGGAAATGTCGGCGTGGGCGGGAAAAACCCGATCCGCGTGCAGTCGATGATCACTTCCGACACCCGCGACACGCCGGCCTGCGTGGCCGAGGTGCTCGGACTGGCCGAGGCGGGTTGTGAGATCGTGCGGATCACCGCGCAGACGCGGATCTACGCGGCGAATCTGGAAAACATCGCCCGCGAGGTGCGTGCCGCGGGGTGTAACGTCCCTCTGGTGGCGGACATCCATTTCAAACCGGACGCCGCGCTTGAAGCCGCCAAGTGGGTGGAAAAGGTGCGGGTGAATCCCGGAAATTACGCGGATAAGAAGAAATTCGAGATCCGCGAGTACAGCGATTCGCAATATGCGGAGGAACTTGAGCGCATCCGGGAGGAGTTCACTCCCCTGGTCATGCTTTGCAAGGATCTCAACCGTGCGATGCGCATCGGGACGAACCACGGTTCCCTTTCCGACCGTATCATGAACCGCTACGGCGACACGCCGCTCGGGATGTGCGAGAGCGCCTTGGAGTTCGCCCGGCTCGCGCGGGAGAACGATTATCACAATTTTGTTTTCTCAATGAAGGCCTCCAATCCCAAGGTGATGATCGAGGCTTACCGGCTGCTGGTCGCCCGCCTGGATGCGGAAGGTCCGGACTGGAACTATCCCATCCACCTTGGTGTGACGGAAGCAGGAGACGGCGAGGACGGACGGATCAAGAGCGCGATCGGCATCGGATCTCTGCTGGCGGACGGCATCGGAGACACGATCCGCGTTTCGCTGACGGAGGATGCGATTTATGAAATCCCGGTGGCCCAGGCCCTGGCGAAGCCGTTCAACGAAAAAGCCGCCGTACCGGTTGTTAAGGACAATGAGGAGCTTGTCCCTTCCTACGACCCATTCAGCTACGAGCGGCGTGCGAGTTCCACCCTGTCCGTCATGGGTCACGAACTCGGCGGCGAGAAAACGGTGCGCGTGTTCACCACCCAGGAACGCTGGAACGCCATCGCCCACAAGATCGCGGGCATGGGCGATTTCAAACCTGAGATCATTCTTGAGAAGTCAGCGGTGGTGGAGATCGATCCTCGGGATGAAGCCGCTGTATCGAAGATCAACGCCCGAATCGAACCGGTGCTGGTCACCGTAAGAGACGGACTGGACCTGGAAGTAATCCATGCCTTCCGCCAGCTGGCGTTCCGCGTCGACCCACGGCATCCGGTCCTGCTGAAAGACACGCTCATTCCACCAACAGGCGACACCGATTTCATCCAGGCGCTGCTACCCGCCGCGAGGAACATCGGCTCGCTGCTTTGTGACGGCATCGGCGACGCCATTCTGGTGAGGGGCGAGACGGCACCCGGCCAGTCGCTGCGGCTGGCCTACAACATCCTCCAAGCCGCGGGCACGCGCATATTCAAGACCGACTACGTCGCCTGCCCGAGCTGCGGACGCACGTTGTTCAATCTCCAGCACACCACGCAAAAGATCCGCGCCGCCACCGGCCACCTCAAGGGCGTGCGGATCGCCGTCATGGGTTGCATCGTGAATGGTCCCGGTGAAATGGCGGACGCCGACTTCGGTTACGTCGGTGGCGCGCCGAACAAGATCAACCTGTACGTCGGAAAGACCGCCGTGAAATTCAACATCCCGGAAGCGGAGGCCGTCGAGCGCCTCATCGACCTCATCCGCGAGCACGGAAAATGGGTGGACGCACCCGAGCCGGCCACCGCAATCTGA
- a CDS encoding sugar phosphate isomerase/epimerase family protein, which translates to MRKSPILLALALIANLTAAPIPEAAYENGLAIGCQAYSFKEFSAFEAIAKTKEAGGKTIEFYPGQKLKPDSPKDEVVHHNASNKVVDALLAECKRQGVFPVNYGVVGANNPAEVNKIMAFAKKMGLYAVCTESTEQIAAWEAAAKETDVKVAFHEHGGSMSRPDYKVWHPLYILGVVESRDKRVGACADLGHWCTSNLKPVECLRILKGRVISVHLKDKSEMGGKGVVVPAGQGVVDVAACIEELKKQKFDGHFSIEHENDWKDSVPKIKESVEFTKAEWAK; encoded by the coding sequence ATGCGTAAATCACCCATCCTCCTCGCCCTCGCCCTCATCGCGAACCTGACCGCCGCGCCGATCCCGGAAGCAGCATATGAAAACGGCCTCGCCATCGGTTGCCAGGCCTATTCGTTCAAGGAATTCAGCGCCTTCGAGGCCATCGCCAAGACCAAGGAAGCCGGTGGCAAGACCATCGAGTTCTACCCCGGCCAGAAGCTCAAGCCCGACTCCCCGAAGGATGAGGTGGTCCATCACAACGCCAGCAACAAGGTCGTGGACGCCCTCCTCGCCGAGTGCAAGCGCCAGGGTGTTTTCCCCGTGAACTACGGCGTGGTCGGCGCGAACAATCCCGCCGAGGTGAACAAGATCATGGCCTTCGCCAAAAAGATGGGCCTCTACGCGGTGTGCACCGAGTCCACCGAACAGATCGCCGCATGGGAAGCCGCGGCGAAGGAAACCGACGTGAAGGTCGCCTTCCACGAACACGGCGGATCGATGTCCAGACCGGACTACAAGGTCTGGCACCCGCTCTACATCCTCGGCGTCGTGGAGAGCCGTGACAAGCGCGTGGGTGCCTGCGCGGACCTCGGCCACTGGTGCACCTCGAATCTGAAACCCGTCGAGTGCCTCCGCATCCTCAAGGGCCGCGTCATCAGCGTCCACCTCAAGGACAAGTCCGAAATGGGTGGAAAAGGCGTGGTCGTCCCCGCCGGCCAGGGTGTCGTGGACGTCGCCGCCTGCATCGAAGAACTGAAGAAGCAGAAATTCGACGGCCATTTCTCCATCGAGCACGAGAACGACTGGAAAGACAGCGTGCCGAAGATCAAGGAAAGCGTCGAGTTCACCAAGGCCGAGTGGGCGAAGTAA
- a CDS encoding sensor histidine kinase has protein sequence MKIARGICIWVPLALCGVIMLGAMTWLTRGVLASEKERVLAEARADLEERTRLALWRMDALGSAVLLRESQLPPVDFHMSGKEVEDSAVHLRFEVRSGRLASSEMDETTEKFQFLRRLLSRNGDIDALLNCASEVSEQAWRSLPKDAMELQSKLAETNKANPASKRASAVYQSDSNKIEQVQRTKVLESQVAFSQLSNTNLITNAAPVTGFGEILEIGGMRPVWIGEELLLLRHVTVRMAEEISPVIQGVWLDAGKVNGLLLKEAADLLPTATLEKLVFRVDDPLGLASFPYRLQRNPVIPPEAPPWSPALVIGWIAVLFALFTVSLLIHGVMRLSERRASFVSAVTHELRTPLTTFRLYSDMLESGAVRPEKRGEYLRVLSREADRLAHLVENVLSFSKIERGSARSSVREIVVDEFLESVRDRLEARLATAEMRLEMRIPCKIRLQVDAAAVEHIIFNLIDNAAKYAAGGDPPVVEIRTATSVRHLEIVVTDSGPGIPVSERRRIFRAFHKSAREAAESRPGVGLGLALSRRLAKSLGGGLDCVDAEQGARFVLRLPLVG, from the coding sequence ATGAAAATCGCGCGCGGCATCTGCATCTGGGTTCCCCTCGCGCTGTGTGGCGTGATCATGTTGGGAGCGATGACCTGGCTCACGCGTGGTGTCCTGGCATCGGAAAAGGAAAGGGTCCTGGCGGAGGCGCGGGCGGACCTGGAAGAGCGCACGCGTCTCGCCCTCTGGCGGATGGATGCCCTTGGTTCGGCCGTCCTGTTGCGGGAGAGCCAGCTCCCCCCCGTGGATTTCCACATGTCCGGCAAAGAGGTGGAGGATTCCGCGGTGCATCTGCGGTTTGAAGTCCGCAGCGGCCGGCTTGCTTCGTCAGAGATGGATGAAACCACCGAAAAGTTCCAGTTCCTCCGGCGGCTTCTTTCCCGGAATGGGGACATCGACGCCCTGCTCAACTGTGCCTCGGAGGTCAGCGAGCAAGCCTGGAGATCCCTGCCGAAGGATGCGATGGAACTGCAATCGAAGCTCGCGGAAACAAACAAGGCCAACCCGGCCTCCAAACGTGCGAGCGCCGTGTATCAATCGGACTCGAACAAGATCGAGCAGGTGCAGCGCACCAAAGTCCTCGAGAGCCAGGTGGCATTTTCCCAGTTATCCAATACCAATCTGATCACCAACGCCGCGCCGGTGACAGGTTTCGGCGAGATCTTGGAAATAGGCGGCATGAGACCCGTCTGGATCGGTGAGGAACTGCTTCTCCTCCGCCATGTCACGGTCCGCATGGCGGAGGAAATCTCGCCCGTCATCCAGGGCGTTTGGCTGGATGCCGGAAAAGTAAACGGGCTCCTCCTGAAAGAAGCCGCCGACCTGCTGCCGACCGCCACTTTGGAAAAGCTTGTTTTTCGTGTGGATGACCCTTTGGGACTCGCATCATTTCCCTACCGCCTGCAGCGGAATCCGGTGATCCCTCCTGAAGCCCCGCCGTGGAGTCCGGCCCTTGTCATCGGTTGGATCGCGGTGTTGTTCGCGCTATTCACCGTTTCTCTGCTGATCCACGGAGTGATGCGTCTCAGCGAGCGGCGCGCGTCTTTCGTCTCCGCCGTCACCCATGAGCTGCGCACACCGCTCACCACCTTCCGGCTCTATTCGGACATGCTGGAAAGCGGTGCCGTGAGACCGGAGAAGCGAGGCGAGTACCTGCGGGTGCTTTCCCGCGAGGCGGACCGGCTGGCCCATCTGGTCGAAAACGTGCTGTCGTTTTCAAAAATCGAGCGTGGCAGCGCGCGTTCGTCGGTGCGGGAAATCGTTGTCGACGAGTTCCTGGAGTCGGTGCGGGACCGCTTGGAGGCACGGCTCGCGACAGCGGAAATGCGGCTTGAGATGCGGATTCCGTGCAAGATCCGCCTCCAGGTGGACGCCGCGGCGGTGGAGCATATCATTTTCAATTTGATCGACAATGCGGCGAAATACGCGGCTGGCGGCGATCCTCCCGTAGTGGAAATCCGGACGGCGACAAGCGTCCGGCACTTGGAAATCGTCGTGACCGATTCCGGACCCGGCATCCCCGTGTCCGAACGGCGCCGGATATTCCGGGCGTTCCACAAGTCCGCCCGCGAAGCCGCCGAAAGCCGCCCGGGGGTGGGCCTGGGGCTGGCGTTGTCGCGCCGTCTCGCGAAATCGCTGGGCGGTGGATTGGATTGCGTGGATGCGGAACAGGGAGCCCGATTCGTCCTGAGGCTGCCGCTGGTCGGTTAA
- a CDS encoding C40 family peptidase, with the protein MKTLLSIMLATAIPILGEPPERTGEKQSHARPALIGTEKLIEFDTLPEDRKNLIQQAIDVAKDSPWLPYQFGGADPKAGGFDCSGAMYYVMRKADLEPPRSSADQFLWIKEHQRLVEIKPTVKSLDHPDFKKLLPGDLLFWGGTYSPTDGRKAAITHVAMYLGREKSDNRAVMINATDGRSYRGTKANGYGVYDFQLPREGSKAVFMGYGTPPGIK; encoded by the coding sequence ATGAAAACCCTGCTTTCGATCATGCTGGCCACGGCGATCCCCATCCTGGGAGAACCTCCCGAAAGAACGGGAGAAAAGCAAAGCCATGCGAGGCCCGCCCTCATCGGGACGGAAAAACTGATCGAGTTCGATACGCTTCCCGAGGATAGGAAAAACCTGATCCAACAGGCCATCGATGTGGCGAAGGATTCGCCGTGGCTGCCTTATCAGTTCGGTGGCGCCGATCCCAAGGCGGGAGGATTCGATTGCTCGGGCGCGATGTACTATGTGATGCGTAAGGCGGATCTCGAACCACCGCGGAGTTCCGCGGACCAGTTTCTATGGATCAAGGAGCATCAAAGGCTGGTGGAGATAAAACCCACGGTCAAAAGCCTCGATCACCCGGATTTCAAGAAGCTCCTGCCCGGAGACCTGTTGTTCTGGGGTGGGACCTATTCTCCCACGGATGGCCGGAAAGCCGCCATCACCCACGTGGCGATGTATCTGGGTCGCGAAAAGTCCGACAACCGCGCGGTGATGATCAATGCCACGGATGGCCGTTCATATCGTGGAACCAAGGCGAACGGCTATGGGGTTTATGATTTCCAACTCCCGCGCGAGGGAAGCAAGGCCGTCTTCATGGGCTATGGAACGCCGCCGGGAATCAAGTAG
- a CDS encoding response regulator transcription factor, translating into MSEITILVIEDDPAVRRGVVDVLEYAGYRTLEAPDGHSGMDLALKANFRLLLLDLVMPGPSGFDILEALKKKRPGQAVIILSARGEENDRVRGLVGGADDYVVKPFSMKELLARVDAVLRRTCERAAPADSRAIPGGNVDLRGRVLTFQNGRREDLSERENDLLRYLLDSNGRIISREEILRNLWGLDPDRTETRTIDMHIMHLRSKLGDKNQSLLATVRGKGYRWTP; encoded by the coding sequence GTGTCGGAAATCACCATCCTTGTTATCGAAGATGACCCCGCCGTCCGCAGGGGTGTCGTCGATGTGTTGGAATACGCCGGCTACCGCACCCTCGAAGCCCCGGACGGCCACAGCGGGATGGATCTCGCCCTGAAGGCGAATTTCCGGCTTCTCCTGCTTGATCTCGTCATGCCTGGTCCGTCCGGATTCGACATCCTCGAAGCCTTGAAAAAGAAACGGCCCGGCCAGGCCGTGATCATTCTCTCCGCACGGGGCGAGGAAAACGACCGTGTCCGCGGCCTTGTGGGCGGAGCGGACGATTACGTGGTCAAACCGTTCAGCATGAAGGAGCTGCTGGCCCGGGTGGACGCCGTCTTGCGCCGCACCTGCGAACGGGCCGCTCCCGCCGACAGCCGGGCGATCCCCGGTGGGAATGTCGACTTGAGGGGGCGTGTGCTTACCTTTCAAAACGGCCGCCGGGAGGACCTTTCGGAGCGGGAGAATGATCTGCTCCGTTATCTGCTGGACTCCAACGGGCGCATCATCAGTCGGGAGGAAATCCTCCGGAATCTCTGGGGACTGGACCCGGACCGTACCGAGACCCGCACCATCGACATGCACATCATGCACCTGCGTTCGAAGCTGGGAGACAAAAACCAATCCCTGCTCGCGACCGTCCGCGGAAAAGGCTATCGCTGGACGCCATGA
- a CDS encoding glycosyl transferase codes for MSTKLILCMKWGTVYGPEYVNILHAMVARNITGPFKVVCFTDDPTGVREEVLCRPLPPLGCEIPPDVPGKWPKVALWSKDLDGLEGLALFIDLDSVIVSNIDGYFSHGNPEDVITARNWVRPFSKAGQTSVFRFQVGRHPYMLENLQADPANLSRKYQFEQNYVTAGIHGGIRFWPPEWTKHFGLHSMGIWPLRYLRPPVLPAGVKIVTFPGRPKPPDAIAGRWSGNSQPRRPLEQLRWVWNARKTEKNWRRHFSRFVLPSAWVAEHWRE; via the coding sequence ATGTCCACCAAGCTGATCCTGTGCATGAAGTGGGGAACCGTTTACGGCCCCGAGTATGTGAACATCCTTCATGCCATGGTGGCACGGAACATCACCGGCCCTTTCAAGGTCGTTTGTTTCACCGATGATCCCACCGGTGTCCGTGAGGAGGTCTTGTGCCGCCCGCTGCCTCCGCTCGGCTGTGAAATCCCGCCGGACGTGCCCGGAAAATGGCCCAAGGTCGCCCTGTGGAGCAAGGATCTGGACGGGCTGGAAGGACTCGCGCTTTTCATCGACCTGGACTCGGTGATCGTCTCGAACATCGACGGCTATTTCAGCCATGGAAATCCCGAGGACGTCATCACCGCCCGCAACTGGGTGCGGCCCTTCAGCAAGGCCGGGCAGACATCCGTGTTCCGTTTCCAGGTGGGACGGCATCCGTACATGCTGGAGAACCTCCAGGCGGATCCGGCCAACCTCTCGCGGAAATACCAGTTCGAGCAAAACTACGTCACCGCGGGCATCCACGGTGGCATCAGGTTCTGGCCACCGGAGTGGACCAAACATTTCGGCCTCCACTCCATGGGCATCTGGCCGCTGCGTTACCTGCGGCCGCCTGTCCTGCCCGCCGGTGTGAAAATCGTCACCTTCCCCGGCAGGCCCAAGCCGCCCGATGCGATCGCCGGCCGTTGGTCGGGAAACTCGCAGCCACGCCGCCCGCTTGAACAACTGCGGTGGGTTTGGAACGCGCGCAAAACCGAAAAAAACTGGCGCAGGCACTTCTCACGGTTCGTCCTGCCTTCCGCCTGGGTGGCCGAGCACTGGCGGGAGTGA